The window CTGGGTATGGTGCGTTGTGCTCATCAAAAAACTGACCGTAAACTTCATTTACTGTTGCAAAATCATTAAGATCTTTTACAAAGACGGTCATTTTCACGATATCAGAAACGTTAAGACCGGAAGAGGCTACAACTGCTTTTACGTTTTCTAGAGACTGACGCGCTTGCTCTGCAATGGCTTCTGGCACTTCACCTGTTACTGGGTTTACTGGAATTTGACCAGAAGTTAGCACCATATTACCAAGGTCAACACCTTGTACGTAAGGGCCGATAGCAGCAGGAGCTTGATCTGTATGTAGAACTTGAGTCATTGGTTATCCTTATTCAGTCATTCACAACTAAAGATGAAAGCCAGCAATCGAATTACTGGCTAAAAGTGTTCTTAGTGTGCAACTCAATATCGCTTAGGTCAAAGCAAAAACGATGTAATGCATCTATATCAACGTTCTGTGACGTAAGTTAAGCGGGTATACCCAGTCGGATTTTGACAACCTTTTCGCACTCTTCAATACGCATGATATCTCTAGGTGCCACCATCACGGTATCGTTACCACCCACTGTGCCTAATATTTCAGCATGAGGCTGAATATCGATTAAGCGCGCCACTAATTGCGCGCCTCCAGGGTGTGTTTTTACTACAACAACCAATTGATTGTGAGTAATGAATTCAATTTGTGACGATATTGATGAACCGACTTGAACCGGTTCATTCTCAAGTGTGAGGCAATAAACTTTCTTACCATAAGCATTAGGTACTTTTGCGACGCTTAGGCGAGACAATAAACGTGAAACCGTTGACTGGCTGACATCATTGTAACCTAGCTTGATCAATTGGTGTCGAATGTCATCTTGCGTTGTGAAGCTTTGCTGTTGTAACAAGCGTTTACATGCACTGGTAATACTTTCGTCAGCAGCTGTTAAATCTATCGCGCCGTGTATATCGTATCCATTCACGGGCAACTCCTTATTATTATATGAGGGACAAAGATCGTATCGTTATTGTTTTCTTTAAAATTATTTATGCACCTGATGCATAATCTTTCATAAGGATAATATCAGCAACTGATGTGCGGTTGTTTGACCCTTGTCACCAAATAATAAACCAATAAATCTACCAGTAAGAAGCATTATATCCCATTTCATTTATGAGATTTTTGTTATTGATTTTATTGTGTTTTTTGTCTTGGTTTTGTGATGTCTCTGGCTCGGATACGGTTGCAATTTCTGTTTGTATACCAGATAACGAAACGGCGCTGTTGGTTTGGAGACTTTGTTTCTCAGATGCCTGAAAAATGGGTTTGATTGCGGCGTAATGGTTGAACGTTGAAAAAGGAAGTAAAGTGTAATTAGTTGGATTCTGTGTAAGGTTTGTATTTGGGTCTGATTCTATGTTTTGCTGATTATATTCTGGGTATTGATTTAGCTGAGAAATCAATGGAGCCACTTCGATACTGGCTAATTCAGGGCTGGCGTATCGGGTATCGACGCCGAGTTGTTTTAGCCAATCAAAAATAAGGGTCGCAGGTACAAATTGACTGTATCGCTCTGCTGGTCGAAGGTTGGTGAGATCTTCTGGGTTGTTGACTATCGCGACGGTAATACCAACAATTTCACCTTTTTCATTAAAAACGGGACCCCCACTCATCCCTGACATAACGGGGGCGTCACTGAGGGAATATAAGCAATCTGTATTAGTATCGAATACATCTTGTAGGTATTTCCCTTCCCCTTTCACTTTATTGCCTAGTAATGAATGCCCTTCATGGGTCACTTTTTCGTCTGGGTAGATCAGCCCCCATTTGGGAACATGGCTTGATGACGCTCGAACGAGGGATAAATCGCAGCGAGGATGATGAATAACATCTAAATCCCAAGATACTTGAGCAACATGCCGTGCCGTGATCTGATACTCCTCATTGACTGGCACTGAAGAGCCAAACCCGCCCAGTAACATTGGCACGCCAATAATGACTAAATGATTGGCTTCATTTGAATCAGCATGGCTAACACTGCCATTAGATTGAATGCATCCCGCTATAGCAATGATGGCTGCGAAAGGTAAGCTGCATTTAATAAGTCGTGATAATGGGCGAGTAGAAAAAGTCATATTTAGGTCCTTTCGATAAAAATGAAAGCCAAATGCTTTTTATCGTATGACTTAAAGGTAGAGGTGACGTGGGGGATGTTTAGCATTGAAAATGAGAAAAAAAATGTTTACTCAGCACTGAGTAAACATTCTTATATGTGCACTTAAATCCTTGTTATAAGAGATTCAAGTGCCAATGTTGTCTTGGTTAAGAATAAGCCTATTGGCTTAACCTTAGTTTCGTTCTGTGACGATTTCGCGAGAGAATACTTTTTCACAGTATTTACATTTTAGCTGGATATCATCATTCTTGTTGATAACCGTAAAGCTACTATCGACAGGCTCGTTATGCGTTATACAGTTACTATTTGGACATTCGAAGATCGCATTGATTTTTTTAGGTAACTCGAGTGTTAATTTTTTTGCAACGTCATAATTTTCAATTTGGTTTACTGTTGCATGTGGTGCATACAGTGCCAATTGGTTTGCTTGCTCTTCGCTAACGTAAACGTTTTCAATCTTAATCAGATCTTTAGCACCCATAGCTGATGACGGTAAATTCAAACCAATTGTTACACGCTGATTTGTTTTATGCAGCTTGAACAGCTTGAGTACTTTAATTCCCACGTTCGCAGGGATATGGTCGATAACAGAACCGTTTTTGATTGCTTCAACCTGTAGTTGAGTTTCCTTAGTCATTATTGTTATCTCCGGCTTAAAGTTGTTCGTTAAGTACAAGTGCTAGTAGTGCTTCACGTGCGTAAACACCGTTTTCAGCTTGCTGGAAGTAATAAGCATGCTTCGTTTTATCAACGTCTACTGTGATTTCATCAATACGTGGTAATGGGTGCAGAATTTTCATGTTATCGCGCGCTTCTGCCAGCATGTCTGCTGTTAGGATGTATGCCGCTTTCATGTGTGCATATTCTGACTCATCAAAACGCTCTTTTTGTACGCGCGTCATGTAGAGAACATCGAGTTCAGGAATAACTTCTTCCATAGATGCATGAAGGCTGTAGTTGATGCCAGCTTCATCCAACTCTTCACAGATGTAATCTGGCATTGCTAGAATTTCAGGTGCCACGAAGAAGAAGTTAATGTTGTTGAACTTTGATAATGCTTGCGTCAGAGAGTGTACCGTTCGACCGTATTTAAGGTCACCGACGAAAGCGACATTCAAGTTATCTAGGCGGCCTTGTGTTTCGAAGATGCTAAATAAATCGAGTAGGGTTTGGGTTGGGTGTTGGTTCGCACCGTCACCACCGTTGATGATAGGTACACCGTTTGAAAATTCAGAAGCAAGACGCGCAGCGCCTTCTTGTGGGTGGCGCATAACAAATGCATCAACATAAGAAGAGATAACCTGAACTGAGTCAGCCAGAGTTTCACCTTTTTTTGCCAGTGATGTATTACCACCGTTATCAAAACCGATAACTGTACCACCTAGACGCTGTACTGCCGTTTCAAAAGACAGACGCGTTCGTGTTGATGGTTCAAAGAAGCAGCTCGCCACTACTTTATTTTTAAGTAGCTCTGGGTTTGGTTCTGCTTTTAGTATTCCAGCAGTCTCTACAATAAGTTCAAGTTCACTTCGGTTTAATTCCGGAATGGAGATGATGTGCTTTTGAAACAACGAGTTCGCCATGGCTTCTCTTCCCTATATAGATACAGTTGCGAAATATGTCCGCTCTCACGCAAAAAGCGGACAAAAAAAAGCCCCCTTAAAAAAGGAGGCTCTTTTTAAAATTAATAGAAACAAAAGAAAATAAAACCAACGCCAATTTTCGGCGGTACTGAGTTAAATGGTATTTAACTAGTCGGTTCATTTTATCTCTCTGTTTTGACAAACTGCGAAGAATTATACGCCCATTCATTGGCAACGCAAGCGTTTGCGTAAACTATTCATTTGATGGGTTTTTATGCAAAAATACTGCGTATTATCATTGACGGGGAGCGGGCGATAACTTATTGAATATATGGGTGTTTATAGTGTTGTTTTGAAGTGTTCCAGTTGGCATAAAATGCAAATGCCGCCCAGAAGGGCGGCATTAATTATAAGAGTTTTAAGGGTTTCTACGTCGAATCTTTAAAACTCAAGAGAGTCGATTATTGACCTAATGTTGCTACCATAATTGCTTTGATAGTGTGTAGGCGGTTTTCAGCTTCGTCGAATACGATAGAGTGCTTAGACTCAACCACTTCGTCAGTTACTTCAACGCCGTCTTTTAGTTCTGGGTATTCTTGAGCAAGCTCTTTACCAACAACAGTGTCTTCACCGTGGAATGCTGGTAGGCAGTGCATGAATTTCACATGTGGGTTGCCAGTTGCTTTAAGCATCGCCATGTTTACTTGGTAAGGCATCATTAGGCTGATACGCTCAGCCCATGCTTCTTTCGCTTCGCCCATTGATACCCAAACATCAGTGTATAGGAAATCACAACCTTCAACGCCTTCTTGAACGTCTTCAGTTACTGTGATTTTAGCACCAGTTTCTTCAGCGATTTCACGACATTGTGCGACTAACTCTTCTTCAGGCCAGAATGCTTTAGGAGCAACAAGGCGGATGTCCATGCCCATTTTCGCAGCACCTACCATTAGAGAGTTACCCATGTTGTTGCGAGCGTCACCTAGGTATGCGAAAGTGACTTCACTTAGTTGCTTACCACGTGCGTGTTCTTGCATAGTAAGGAAATCAGCTAGGATTTGAGTTGGGTGGAATTCGTCAGTTAGACCATTCCATACTGGAACACCAGCGTGAGCGCCTAGTGTTTCAACGATCTCTTGACCGAAGCCACGGTATTCAATGCCATCGTACATACGGCCAAGAACGCGTGCAGTATCTTTCATTGACTCTTTGTAACCGATTTGAGAACCAGATGGGCCCAAGTAAGTTACGTTAGCGCCTTGGTCATATGCAGCGACTTCAAATGCACAACGAGTACGAGTTGACGCTTTTTCAAAGATAAGCGCAATGTTCTTACCCTTTAGGCGAGGCTGCTCGTAACCGTTGTACTTCGCTTTTTTCAACTCAGCTGCTAGTTCTAGCATGTGTTGAATTTCACGTGGAGTAAAGTCTAGTAATTTTAGGAAGTTACGGTTGCGAAGATTAAAAGCCATGATGTTTTCCTCTTAAGAATCAGTATCACTGACCGACAAGCTGTCTAATGTGACAATGCAAAGTGTCGGTCTGTATTATGTATTGTTTATCGTATTATTGCGCCTTTGTGAATAACTATTCTGTTATTCTGCAATAATATTTGTGCCAGCTTCACCTTTAAGGATGCGTAAACCTGCTTCCAGTGAGCCGATACCGACTAATTTTCCGCCTTGATTGATGAATTCACATGAAGCATCAATCTTTGGACCCATAGAGCCCGCATCAAAAGTGTATTGCGCTAATTCGCTTGGTGTTGTACTGCGTAATGCTTTTTGTGTTGGCTTGCCCCAATCAAGGAACACTGCGTCTGCATCGGTTAAAATTAACAGTGCATCGGCATTAAGTTGTTTAGCTAAGAATGCTGCTGACATGTCTTTGTCGATGACAGCTTCTACACCAACTAACTTACCGTTTTCTTTTTTCACTGGGATGCCGCCACCGCCCGTACAGATCACTAGGTGCTGTAGGTTAATTAAGGCTGTGATAGCGTCATCTTCAATAATGCCTGTTGGTTGTGGGCTTGGCACAACACGGCGGAAGTACTCACCATCTGGTTTTACTGTCCAGTTGTATTTTTCTGCCAATTCGCGTGCTTCTGCTTCATTGTAAACAGGGCCAATTGGTTTTGTTGGGTCTGCAAACGCTGGATCTTCAGGATCAACGCTCATCTGTGTCACAAGGCAAGATACGTTCTGCTCTGGCAGAATATTCTTCAACTCTTGCATTAAGATATAACCAATCATGCCTTGGGTTTCTGAACCTAGTACATCGAGTGGGTATGGGCTTACTTTGGTGTATTCCAGCCCTTGTAGTGCTAATAAGCCAACTTGTGGGCCATTACCGTGTACTAACACTACGTTATATTCTTTCGCAATTTCTGCGATAGATTTTGCTGCCGTAGCAATGTTCTGACGCTGGATATATGCTTCTAATGGCTCGCCGCGACGTAGTAGGGCGTTACCACCAAGTGCAACAACAACAGTTTGCTTGGTCATGGGATCGTCTCTCTTGGTTTTATTTTTATTGGCCGGTATTTGCTACCGGCCATATTCTTTGCTTAGCATTACTGCTTTGCACTTGAGCTTTTTATTGCTCAAGGTTTACTTGATTATGACTTAGATACCGTCACGTTCGATTGGGCAGCTCATGCAGCGAGCACCACCACGACCGCGGCCTAGTTCATCACCTGGGATAGGTAGAACCGTGATACCTGCTTTGTCGTATTTTTCGTTGGTGTAAGTGTTACCTTCGTAACCAATTACTACACCAGGCTTCACAGTTAGTACGTTGTTTGCATCATTCCATTGCTCACGTTCTGCAGTGAAGTTGTCACCGCCAGTTGTGATTAGGTTTAGCTTGTCTACGCCTAGTGCTTTTTCGATAGCAGTAACGAAGTAACCTTCTTCTTTCACGCTAACAGCGCCAGACTCATCACCTGTTAGGCTCCAGCACTGTACGTCTCTACGTACAACTTCTGGGTAAACAGAGAATGTATCTTCACGCATGTGCGTCATTACAGTATCTAAGTGCATGCAAGAGCGGTGCTTAGGAAGCTGCATTGCAATAACTTGTTTTGCTTGACCGTGCTTGAATAGACCTGATGCTAGCTGTTCAACACCTTGTGGTGTTGTACGCTCAGACATACCAATAAGTACAGCGCCTTTACCAATAACCAGTACGTCGCCGCCTTCGATAGTAGAGTTGTCGTACATTTTTTCTTCGTCGCCGTAGTACTTAACGAAGTCAGCACCAGCGAACGTTGGGTGCCAGCGGTAGATTGCACGAACGTGGTTAGTTTCACGTTGACGAGCCGCTTTAGCCATTGGGTTGATAGAAACGCCGCCGTATACCCAGCAAGATGTATCACGAGTAAATAGGTGATTCGGTAGTGGTTCAATGATGAAGTCTGTTGGAGCGTGTATGCCTTGCATCATAGAAGATGATTTCATTGGCATTTCAGCGTAAGACAAACCACCAGTTAAGATTTTAGCAAGTTCGATGTTCGGTAAGTCACCTAGGTAGCAGCGTACGTCATTAGCAAATGTAGCACCTAAACGGTAATCAGATACTTGACGAGTTAACAACCACTCTTTAGCGTCTGCAATTGCTAATGTATCAGCAAGAAGATCAGTTAGAAGTAAAACTTCTACACCTTGATCACGCAACGTTTTTGTAAACACATCATGTTCTTGACCTGCACGTTCTACTGCTAGCACGTCATCAAATAATAAGTCGTGGCAGTTAGATGGTGTTAAGTGGCTCAGTGAACGTCTTGGGCGGTGAACTAGAACGCGACGTAATTGACCTACTTCAGAACCTACATAGAACTTACTCATGATCGTATCTCTCTATTTTTATGCCAACTTAATATCGTCAGCTTTATTTGTTTTTTGCAAAGTCGAAAGTTAATTTAATTAAATCCTTCGCTTCGTTTCTGTAATTAATTCTACTCTTTCACTAATAGGAGTCTTAGAGGTTTGTCACACTTTACTCATTAATATACCAAGCTAAGGCGTCGGTTTTATTAACATTAATCATGCATTTTCTTGTGGTTTTCAGACGTGGGTTTTTATGTGATCAAATCAACTTAATGCGTAACTTGCTAGATGTAAGTCATTGATTTTATATGGTGTTGGTTTTTTTGTGGATGTTTTATTCAATACTGATATTAGTTTTATTTTGTATGGAAAATAATCTTATGCACTTAAAGTGGTTGCTTATATAGATAAAAGGTCACATTTAATATAATAGTAACAAATATTTTTCTTTTTATTGCGTTGTGACACGTTTTTGTGGTTTTAATACATGATTGGTCTATGCATTAAAATAACCATTATTTACTTCTAATTGTTATTTTGTGATGGTGATTTCACTTGCCTTTGTTTGTTGACTTGGCATTTCAATTTTAATTTGAAATATTGGTGGTGATTTTATTGGCGTAAGTTTTTATTAAATGAGATGAGTTTATTTTATTAGGCTGAGAGGATTGGAAATAACAACGTATTCTAAAATATAAAGCACTTGGTTCTTTATCGCCTGTTATTGTGCATGATCGTGGGGAGGGTTTAGTAAGCAGGCAGTAAGATATGTCTATACCCAAGTTACCTCAAGATGCTCGTTTCAGCGAGAATTTATTAGGCTTTAGGCAAGGCGCTAATTTATAGACCTAGTGGTTCTACGTTGAAAATTAGCAACGCCGTATAAGGCCCAATAAAACTCGCCCTTCGGGAGTGACTCAACGTGTCTACTTCTGTGTCAAATGTGTTTGAAGGGGAATGCCATTCCCCCTCCCACACTTTCCTTGAATTAAACACGTTGAGGTCACTCTGAATCCTGCATCTTGAGGTGACTTGGGTATAAAACGATGCCTTGGTCATAAGGAAAGAGGCGGTGTGCATTAGGAAGGCGAGCGCATGGATTGGTTTGGTAAGATGAATAGAAATAACAAAGCCACCCAGAGGTGGCTTTAACGTTAGGATTTGTAGGTTATAAATCGTTTCTATTAAGGGTTATAGCATTGCGCCAACACTTAACATAACCATTGTAAGAACAATAAGAATACCAAGTAGAGGAGCGACCCATTTAACCCAGCGAACATAAGGAACACGAGCGATAGCCAAGCCACCCATTACAACGGCAGAAGTAGGTGTTACTAGGTTAACGACCCCAGATGCTGATTGGTATGCAGTCACAACAAGTTCACGTCCAACACCTGCAAAGTCAGCCAATGGCGACATGATAGGCATGGTTAATACAGCAAGACCTGAAGATGATGGTACGAGGAATGATAGTAAAATTTCTAACCAGTACATCACGTTGATAAACACAACAGAAGACAGACCTGTTACAGCATGCTCTGCAGAATTTAGAATGGTATCGGTGATCATACCGCGGTCCATGATAACCACGATACCACGTGCGATACCAATGATCAGCGCCACACCCAGTAGGTCACGTGCACCATCAATAAAGCTAGTAGTGAACTCTTCTTCACTCATGCGAGCGATTATACCGATGATGATGGTAGCTCCAAGGAACATCGCTGAAATTTCAGCCATCCACCAACCTGCAACAGACACACCGTAAATCATGACGCCAAAAGAGACAGCAAAAAGCGCTAAGATAATTTTACGCGTTGTTGTGAACTCAAGCATTTCACTAGATTTATTACCTAGGAAGTGTGCTTGGTTTTCTTCGTACTTATCATAAACAATTGATGTGGTTTTATCTGCACGAACCATTTTTGCGTAACGCATAACGTAAGCAACACAGATTAACCAGCCCACAACCAATATTGCGATACGTAGACCGATACCATCAGTGAATGGGATACCCGCTGCGTTTGCTGCAATAACAGTGGCAAATGGGTTAATGGTTGAACCAAGTGTACCGATACCAGCACCTAGTAAAACAGTAGCAGCGGCGACAACTGGGTCAAAACGTGCAGCCAGCATGACTGGAACAAGTAACGTATAAAAAGGTAACGATTCTTCTGCCATACCATAGATGGTACCGCCAGCCGCAAACAATGCCATCAGAATCGGTATCATCAACTCCTCACGCCCATCCAATCGGGCAGTAACGCGTTCGATACCTGCATCAATAGCACCAGTCTTGGTAACTAGGCCAAGGAAACCACCGATGATCAAAATAAACAAAGAAACATCAATCGCTGCTGCTTCATAGCTATTGTGATCATAGAAGCCATCAATAGGTGCTAATAATACATCGACAATACCTTGTGGGTTACCCTCAACCGCATGGTAAGTACCTGTAATAGGCACTTCTTTTCCAAGGCTTTCATTCATTACTCGATCATATTGACCAGCAGGTACTATCCAAGTCAGTAGTGCGACTACGGCGATAAGGCCAAATAATATTGTGTAGGCTGAAGGGAATTTTAAGTTGGCAAAGAAGCCACCTTTTTCTTCCTTGTTTACGGTTTGAGTCGTCATAATTGTCTCCTTGCACCTCATGCATTTTATTTTTAGCATTCGGTGTAAACCAGCACGCCGCATCAGAAATTAGGCGTAAAAGGGTTTGCCAAGCATATGCTCAGTAAAAGTATTCTGGATGTCGAGGGTGGGGTTTTACCCTATGGGATCAGTAATGCAGTGTAACTGCTTAGCCTCAGGATCGGCATCTGATGTATTCATGATCGTATCTCTCTGTATTTATTTGTAGCTCAATAGTCTTGATTGCCATCGAGTCTGTTTTTGTTTTGCGCCCTGATTTTAGTCTTCTGGGGGCATGTTAACTTTGGGGTTGTTCACATTTTTCTGGCACTGTATTTTGGCTTAACCGACGATGATGCTTGTGGTTTAGGGTATTTTGCGACAATTACTGGGTGAATATGCTTTTAGTTATATTTTATGGTAATTGGTTTTATGCGTAACACGAGATGGGAATATACGGCTAAGCGGTGATTATAAGGCGTTTATGTCATTTTATGCCGTCCTCGCTAAGCGCGTGTCTATGCGTTTTTTTTCAATAAGTCGTAGATTTCCATTTTTTTAAAAGTGAATAGGGTGGGTATTTATTCACTCTGCGTATGAGTAAAAGTGTGCGTAAGGTAGGGCAGAAATCAGAAGAAACATTGATAAATATCAATTTTATTGAACGGTATGACTAACCGATGGTAATTACTATCAATCCATGCGATATTTGCCTGCAAATTTATTCCTCTATTGGAGTTATCCCATGTCTTATGCAGAACTGATTGAAGAGCAAAAGGAAGAAACCCGCGATATTATTGCAGCATTGCTGGAAGATGGTAGCGAGCCTGAAGCACTTTATACGATTGAGCACCACTTCTCGGCAGATACATTTGCTGAGCTAGAAGCTGCTGCAGTAGAAGCATTTAAAATGGGCTTTGAAGTACTTGAAGCTGAAGAACTTGAGCTAGCTCCTGAAGATGGTGGCGGCAAAGTTGTTTGCTTTGATGCTGTGATGGAGTCAGCACTGAATGCAGAACTGATTGACGAGCAAACTGAAAAGCTAATTGCACTTGCTGATAAACATGATATTGATTATGACGGCTGGGGCACTTACTTCGAGTCTGATGAAGATGACGAAGAAGATGAATCAGAAGATAAGCCAGAAGCTTAAGACTTATCGTTAGTTAAAAAGAAGCCGACAGAAGTCGGTTTTTTTCTGTCTGTAATTTGATTAGAACATCGGTTAACGTCGTTAATCTTGTAAAACTTTTACTCCGCTCACAGAGATGTAATTCTCATCTCTATTTCGACCCATTAATGTCTTATAGCTTGCGTTTACCCCTCATTTTAATCTTATTCTCACCTTATTATACGGTCGTTGGTTTTTCTGGAGCGCGTAATGACAATCTCTTTAAATGGTCAGTGGTTACTGGCTTGTGTGCAGCGTAACTCGATTCAAGATATCGCTATTTCATTTCCAGGTGACGTACATTCAGCACTGTTGGATGCCGGCATTATTCCTGAACCGTACTGGGCTGATAACGAAGCCAAAGTACAATGGGTCAGTGAATGTGATTGGGTTGTCTCACGCCATTTTGAACTGACAGAGGATGATATAGCCTGCAAGGCGTTAGACTTGGTGTTAGATCACCTTGATACCGTGGCTGAGATACGGGTAAATGGTCACAATGTTGCTGATTTTCATAATATGTTTATGCGCCATAAAGTGGATATTTTGCCCTGCTTATTGGTGGGTGATAATCGGATTGAAATCGTATTACATCGCGCAGATATTGCTGCTAAAAATCGTGCAGACCACTTACCGTTTCCTATTCCATGGGCCGTTGGTAACAACCAGATCCCTCATATGAATACCCTACGCAAAACCCAATGCCATACCGGGTGGGATTGGGGGCTTTGTTTATCTGTCATTGGTATTTATGGCGACATTCTGCTTCAGCCTATTCAACAGGTGCGTGTGAGCCATGTGAGTACCGATCAGCATTGGGATGATTGGCGTTGTGAGCTTGAGGTTACGATTCATTATGAATCAATGCCTAACTCAGGGTTAGCATCCGCATCTGTTTCATTTGATGGGCAAACGTATCATTTGGCATTGGATCAAACATCGACCCAATCAACCGTGCTATTTAGAGTGGATCATCCTAAGCGCTGGTGGCCAGCAGGCTACGGTAAGCAGCGGTTGTATGACTTACAGGTTGTGGTTAATGGCTACCATATTGAGAAAAAAATAGGGCTGCGCAAGCTTGAATTATGCACTGAAGATGACGACATCGGTCAGAGCATGGTATTTAAAGTTAACGATGTGCCAATCAGCGCTAAAGGTGCGAATTGGATTCCTATGGATGCACTGCCAAGCCGGATGAATGATCAGCGTTATCGACAATTACTTGAAGATGCGGTTGCCGCCAACATGAATATGCTGCGGGTATGGGGCGGTGGCATGTATGAAAAAGACATTTTTTATCAACTGTGCGATGAGTTAGGTTTATTGGTTTGGCAAGATTTGATGTTTGCATGTGCGTTGTACCCATCAACACCTGATTTTATTACTGAAGTACAAGCTGAAGTGGAATTTCAAGTGAGGCGTTTAAAGGATCACCCTTCACTGGCTTTATGGTGCGGTGATAACGAAGTGATCGGTGCTATCGGTTGGTATCCCGAATCTCGTGAGAACCGAGAAAAGTATGTGGTGAATTACGACCGGCTTAATCGTGCGTTATCAGAGGTTGTCACGCGTGAAGATCCTTCTCGTCGTTTTTGGGCGAGCTCCCCGTGTAATGGGGAGTTAGACTTTGGCGATGCGTGGCATGATGATCATCGTGGTGATATGCATTTTTGGGATGTGTGGCATTCAGGTAAAGATCTCGAAGAATATCGCAGTGTAACCCCCAGATTTTGCTCTGAATTTGGTTTTCAATCGTGGCCTTC is drawn from Photobacterium profundum SS9 and contains these coding sequences:
- a CDS encoding YfcC family protein, whose product is MTTQTVNKEEKGGFFANLKFPSAYTILFGLIAVVALLTWIVPAGQYDRVMNESLGKEVPITGTYHAVEGNPQGIVDVLLAPIDGFYDHNSYEAAAIDVSLFILIIGGFLGLVTKTGAIDAGIERVTARLDGREELMIPILMALFAAGGTIYGMAEESLPFYTLLVPVMLAARFDPVVAAATVLLGAGIGTLGSTINPFATVIAANAAGIPFTDGIGLRIAILVVGWLICVAYVMRYAKMVRADKTTSIVYDKYEENQAHFLGNKSSEMLEFTTTRKIILALFAVSFGVMIYGVSVAGWWMAEISAMFLGATIIIGIIARMSEEEFTTSFIDGARDLLGVALIIGIARGIVVIMDRGMITDTILNSAEHAVTGLSSVVFINVMYWLEILLSFLVPSSSGLAVLTMPIMSPLADFAGVGRELVVTAYQSASGVVNLVTPTSAVVMGGLAIARVPYVRWVKWVAPLLGILIVLTMVMLSVGAML
- the rraB gene encoding ribonuclease E inhibitor RraB, which produces MSYAELIEEQKEETRDIIAALLEDGSEPEALYTIEHHFSADTFAELEAAAVEAFKMGFEVLEAEELELAPEDGGGKVVCFDAVMESALNAELIDEQTEKLIALADKHDIDYDGWGTYFESDEDDEEDESEDKPEA
- a CDS encoding beta-mannosidase, with amino-acid sequence MTISLNGQWLLACVQRNSIQDIAISFPGDVHSALLDAGIIPEPYWADNEAKVQWVSECDWVVSRHFELTEDDIACKALDLVLDHLDTVAEIRVNGHNVADFHNMFMRHKVDILPCLLVGDNRIEIVLHRADIAAKNRADHLPFPIPWAVGNNQIPHMNTLRKTQCHTGWDWGLCLSVIGIYGDILLQPIQQVRVSHVSTDQHWDDWRCELEVTIHYESMPNSGLASASVSFDGQTYHLALDQTSTQSTVLFRVDHPKRWWPAGYGKQRLYDLQVVVNGYHIEKKIGLRKLELCTEDDDIGQSMVFKVNDVPISAKGANWIPMDALPSRMNDQRYRQLLEDAVAANMNMLRVWGGGMYEKDIFYQLCDELGLLVWQDLMFACALYPSTPDFITEVQAEVEFQVRRLKDHPSLALWCGDNEVIGAIGWYPESRENREKYVVNYDRLNRALSEVVTREDPSRRFWASSPCNGELDFGDAWHDDHRGDMHFWDVWHSGKDLEEYRSVTPRFCSEFGFQSWPSLPTVRTFAPEKDWNITSPSFESHQKNARGNSIITEMFTRYFRFPNGFANMLYVSQVQQALAIKTASEYWRAQKPVNRGILYWQLNDCWPVSSWSSLEYSGRWKQLHYHARRFFAPQLAAFVPNDGGVVLHLINDSRKSAELKGEVVWQSWQGEILYREPISQYLEPDKNIVAWQWLAEDLQQHEADGFFHVHLTCGQEVIENTYFPLRPKHCELAAPELRYEVADINNQLYVMLNCEHPAFFVHLEYAGEGRFDDSSFTLVPEYQKQVKYLGPATYEELVAGLTVYHLHQSYQP